A single genomic interval of Stieleria maiorica harbors:
- a CDS encoding O-antigen ligase family protein — protein MNLLALLFALAALVWLVPIVKDGRLAGVLTLLFLTGTVFGPPFLAFDGPIQISLDRMLWAFLIGLAAIQWRLGKLKLSPVNRIDVCLLVFVVYLFQRSRGGDLSETLVDPTARWLFYIFMPTAVYFVARVAPFRRRDLWWMLHALIALGVYLSFTAVCEVKGWHAFVFPKHILDPDVWMFLGRGRGPLLNPAGNGFIIGVAMAAVAACFVGSNRRHKAIYAAIGVILLVGGYATLTRSCWLGIAGAVAIVGLVHSPRWVRVIGLAATVLLAGAMTMGLKEELMAFKRDKALSAADAAKSVELRPLLATVAWEMFKDRPLTGHGYGQYFQRHDAYHTIRDYGLPLERVRAYSHHNVFLAFLVDSGLIGLGLFLAAIITLGGYGWRMATDGTLPLDRRRVGLLTIGILACYFPNAMFHNMTIIPMVQIFLLGIGGVVVAIYENGFAKVEAQAKRALAYRGDRRETVASGVS, from the coding sequence ATGAACTTACTGGCCCTCCTGTTCGCACTCGCCGCCCTCGTCTGGCTGGTCCCGATCGTCAAAGACGGGCGTCTGGCCGGCGTATTGACGTTGCTGTTTTTGACGGGAACCGTCTTCGGCCCCCCCTTCTTGGCCTTCGATGGGCCGATCCAGATCAGCCTGGACCGCATGCTATGGGCGTTCCTGATCGGGTTGGCCGCCATCCAGTGGCGACTCGGCAAACTGAAACTTTCGCCGGTCAACCGGATCGATGTCTGTTTGCTGGTGTTTGTCGTCTACCTGTTCCAACGTAGTCGAGGGGGAGATCTGAGCGAGACGTTGGTCGACCCGACCGCCCGTTGGCTGTTTTATATCTTCATGCCCACCGCCGTTTACTTCGTCGCCCGCGTCGCGCCCTTTCGCCGACGCGACCTGTGGTGGATGTTGCACGCGCTGATCGCCCTGGGCGTTTACCTTTCCTTCACCGCCGTTTGTGAAGTCAAGGGCTGGCACGCGTTTGTGTTTCCCAAGCACATCCTTGATCCCGATGTCTGGATGTTTCTGGGCCGCGGGCGAGGACCGTTGTTAAACCCCGCCGGCAATGGGTTCATCATCGGTGTGGCGATGGCCGCAGTCGCCGCCTGTTTCGTCGGCAGCAACCGTCGGCACAAAGCGATCTATGCCGCAATCGGCGTGATCCTGTTGGTCGGCGGGTATGCGACGCTGACGCGCAGTTGCTGGTTGGGGATTGCCGGCGCGGTCGCCATCGTCGGTTTGGTGCACAGTCCCCGCTGGGTCCGCGTGATCGGGCTGGCCGCCACCGTATTGCTGGCCGGCGCGATGACGATGGGGCTGAAGGAAGAATTGATGGCGTTCAAACGCGACAAAGCCCTCTCCGCCGCCGATGCCGCCAAGTCCGTCGAACTCCGGCCCCTGTTGGCGACCGTCGCCTGGGAAATGTTCAAAGACAGACCGCTGACCGGACATGGATACGGACAGTACTTTCAACGGCACGATGCGTACCACACGATTCGGGATTATGGGTTGCCGCTGGAACGCGTTCGGGCATACAGCCACCACAACGTCTTCCTGGCCTTCCTGGTCGATTCGGGATTGATCGGGCTGGGGCTGTTCCTGGCGGCGATCATCACGCTGGGCGGGTACGGATGGCGGATGGCGACCGATGGCACCTTACCACTGGATCGACGCCGGGTCGGATTGCTGACGATCGGGATCTTGGCGTGTTATTTCCCCAATGCCATGTTCCACAACATGACGATCATCCCGATGGTCCAGATCTTTCTGTTAGGGATCGGAGGCGTGGTTGTGGCGATCTACGAAAATGGGTTCGCCAAAGTCGAAGCTCAGGCCAAGCGGGCACTGGCTTACCGCGGCGACCGACGCGAAACGGTCGCCTCGGGCGTGAGTTGA
- a CDS encoding class I SAM-dependent methyltransferase, with translation MTMDCLVCRNTSDSFAGATIMGKYEIEYFRCRDCQFIQTEEPYWLEEAYNHAIIPSDVGLIARNERLSRVVDRLLRYVYPQAFYCLDYGGGYGMFTRMMRDRGHHFLHRDPYCQNLFAPGLEGEPSAGGFDFLTALEVFEHFDNPHRELQVLDATADHWFVSTEPVPDPAPQPGQWWYYVLDGGQHISLWSKRALQTVAAHYGRQLISHRGVHVFSKTKTNPFWVKQILRDKASRVLDPFRRRRSLLRDDFQRAAAATLHRAA, from the coding sequence ATGACAATGGACTGTTTGGTTTGCCGCAACACCTCGGACTCGTTCGCCGGTGCGACGATCATGGGGAAGTACGAAATCGAATACTTTCGCTGTCGCGATTGTCAGTTCATTCAGACCGAAGAACCGTATTGGTTGGAAGAAGCGTACAACCACGCGATCATTCCGTCGGACGTCGGCTTGATCGCGCGGAACGAACGCCTTTCGCGGGTCGTCGACCGATTGTTGCGATACGTGTACCCTCAAGCGTTCTACTGCTTGGATTACGGCGGCGGGTACGGGATGTTCACGCGGATGATGCGTGACCGCGGGCACCATTTTTTGCATCGTGATCCTTATTGTCAAAACCTGTTCGCGCCGGGGTTGGAGGGCGAGCCGTCGGCGGGCGGGTTCGATTTTTTGACGGCGTTGGAGGTCTTTGAGCACTTCGACAATCCGCACCGTGAGTTGCAGGTGCTTGATGCGACCGCCGACCATTGGTTCGTTTCCACCGAACCGGTTCCCGACCCCGCACCGCAGCCGGGCCAGTGGTGGTACTACGTGTTGGACGGCGGCCAGCACATCAGCCTGTGGTCAAAACGGGCGTTGCAGACCGTGGCGGCGCACTATGGTCGGCAACTGATTTCGCATCGCGGGGTGCATGTTTTCAGCAAGACGAAAACCAATCCGTTCTGGGTCAAGCAGATCTTGCGAGACAAGGCCAGCCGTGTGTTGGATCCGTTCCGGCGTCGCCGGTCCTTGCTGCGCGACGACTTTCAACGGGCGGCCGCAGCGACGTTGCATCGAGCGGCGTAG
- a CDS encoding DUF1499 domain-containing protein has protein sequence MSERTATDGTPKGKSKMIGWVTLAIAVGITPAIVAAVLLRVDDWSRDWTQNRASLDPAAERPGLRPVELDGTVQEVVDRIRRWTETDSKWAWISETSGEAQGERQQRRIKLTRTTPLMRFVDDIEVELSANPERKSVLVDATSQSRVGKGDLGQNPRNLIELTRALRGG, from the coding sequence TTGTCCGAGCGAACTGCCACCGATGGAACCCCCAAAGGAAAAAGCAAGATGATCGGATGGGTCACGCTGGCGATCGCGGTGGGCATCACACCGGCGATCGTCGCCGCGGTGCTGCTGCGGGTCGATGATTGGAGTCGCGATTGGACTCAGAACCGGGCCTCGTTGGACCCTGCGGCCGAGCGTCCGGGACTAAGGCCGGTGGAACTTGACGGCACGGTCCAGGAGGTCGTCGATCGAATCCGCCGCTGGACGGAAACAGATTCCAAGTGGGCCTGGATCTCCGAAACGTCGGGGGAGGCCCAGGGCGAACGTCAGCAGCGGCGAATCAAGCTGACCCGCACGACGCCGCTGATGCGATTCGTCGACGACATCGAGGTAGAGCTCTCCGCAAATCCCGAGCGGAAAAGTGTTTTGGTCGACGCAACGAGTCAGTCGAGGGTCGGAAAAGGCGATCTGGGCCAAAACCCCCGCAACCTGATTGAGCTGACGAGGGCACTGCGAGGGGGGTGA
- a CDS encoding glycosyltransferase family 4 protein: MRVLYEGAIFQILRCGGVARYFTELIRHLPQDCQPTVVGPAAEAPEFSNPRLSYRGVQTDPPVSWLRKLTRERMQRRIGQQFDAVDAEIEHWTYYSGLCRRSIRRGNRPLIATVLDFVHEAVPSLDPSGKHIALKHAAIRTADHLICISQSTHDELCERFPDCRGKASVIPLGTSLSDVTPAALPAALTDKPYVLFVGRRNSYKNFQVVWKAWNRLGGALPQEAKLVMVGPPMKRREATQLQWRDDGSAILMPNASDALLRTLYERARAFVFPSKAEGFGLPSLEAMAAGTPVMVSDLPVMREVAGDCGYYFDPDDVEMVAQMLRSALTDTLPNKQAIIQAGRRRAASFQWQSTAKRTAAVYRAVAEQTKTSSDNRSSDNRLCVA; encoded by the coding sequence ATGAGAGTCTTGTACGAGGGCGCGATCTTCCAGATTTTGCGTTGCGGCGGTGTGGCCCGCTATTTCACGGAACTGATCCGTCATTTGCCGCAAGATTGCCAACCGACGGTCGTCGGCCCGGCCGCTGAAGCTCCGGAGTTTTCCAATCCCCGACTCAGCTATCGTGGGGTGCAAACCGACCCGCCGGTGTCGTGGCTGAGAAAGCTGACGCGCGAGCGGATGCAGCGCCGGATCGGCCAGCAGTTCGACGCGGTGGATGCGGAGATCGAGCACTGGACGTATTACAGCGGATTGTGTCGCCGATCGATCCGGCGGGGCAACCGGCCGCTGATCGCAACGGTGCTGGATTTCGTTCACGAAGCCGTTCCGTCGCTCGACCCCTCCGGCAAGCACATCGCACTCAAACACGCCGCGATTCGAACGGCCGATCACCTGATCTGTATCTCTCAATCGACCCACGACGAACTGTGTGAGCGTTTCCCGGACTGTCGCGGCAAGGCGTCCGTGATTCCGTTGGGGACGTCGCTTTCGGATGTCACGCCCGCAGCGTTGCCCGCAGCGTTGACGGACAAGCCCTACGTTCTGTTCGTCGGTCGCCGCAATAGTTACAAAAACTTCCAGGTCGTTTGGAAGGCATGGAATCGGCTCGGCGGTGCACTCCCCCAGGAGGCGAAGCTGGTGATGGTCGGACCGCCGATGAAACGGCGTGAAGCGACCCAATTGCAATGGCGCGACGACGGTTCGGCGATCTTGATGCCCAACGCGTCGGACGCGCTGTTGCGCACGCTCTATGAACGCGCCCGAGCGTTTGTGTTTCCGTCCAAAGCCGAGGGGTTCGGATTGCCGTCGTTGGAAGCGATGGCGGCGGGAACGCCGGTGATGGTTTCCGACCTGCCGGTGATGCGTGAAGTGGCCGGTGATTGCGGCTACTACTTCGATCCGGACGATGTGGAGATGGTCGCCCAGATGCTCCGTTCCGCGTTGACCGACACGTTGCCGAACAAGCAGGCGATCATTCAAGCGGGACGTCGCCGTGCCGCGTCGTTTCAATGGCAATCCACCGCAAAACGCACCGCCGCGGTCTATCGGGCGGTCGCCGAACAAACAAAGACGTCGAGTGACAATCGGTCGAGTGACAATCGGTTGTGTGTCGCCTAG
- the lepA gene encoding translation elongation factor 4 yields the protein MIKQIRNFCIIAHIDHGKSTLADRLLEETGTVSLRQMKEQLLDDLELERQRGITIKARAVVMRFKRGNVEYELNLIDTPGHVDFQYEVSRSLACCEGALLLVDAFQGVEAQTVANAYAAMEHDLHIVPVINKIDLTHARPDEVAEEMMHSLGTDPDDCVRVSAKTGQGVDALVDAIIDRIPAPTGDPDAVLQAMVFDSNYDDYRGAITYVRVMQGTVRKGQKIRFLRAGTTHEVVELGQFAPQRVARDELVAGQVGYLICNIKSLGDVHIGDTVSIAGDNAAAPLPGYSRPKRMVYCGLFPSDGQNFSDLRDALERLAVNDPSFEFEPETSDALGFGFRCGFLGLLHMEIVQQRLENESDIDLVQTAPNVTYEIINKRGETITVHKPQDVPDPGDIEEFRQPIVRCNIIVPTDYIGAVMKLCQERRGIQKAQEYLGAQRAMLTYDIPLAEVVYDLHDKIKSCTRGYGTLDYEMVGYEAADLCRLDFLVNGNRVDALSIVCNRADADRRGRAVAKKLKSEIDRHMFEVAVQAAVGSRVIARETVPAMRKNVTAKCYGGDITRKRKLLQKQKEGKKRMKAVGNVEISQKAFMAVLSEAEGG from the coding sequence ATGATCAAACAGATTCGAAACTTCTGCATCATCGCGCACATCGATCACGGCAAAAGCACGCTGGCCGACCGACTGCTGGAAGAAACCGGCACGGTCAGTTTGCGGCAGATGAAAGAGCAGTTGCTGGACGATTTGGAATTGGAGCGCCAACGCGGCATCACTATCAAGGCGCGCGCGGTGGTGATGCGTTTTAAACGCGGCAACGTGGAATACGAATTGAACCTGATCGACACGCCCGGCCACGTCGACTTTCAGTACGAAGTGTCGCGGTCGCTGGCCTGTTGCGAAGGTGCATTGTTGTTGGTCGACGCCTTCCAAGGCGTCGAGGCACAAACGGTCGCCAACGCCTACGCGGCGATGGAGCATGACTTGCACATCGTTCCGGTCATCAACAAGATCGACCTGACGCACGCGCGACCGGACGAAGTGGCCGAGGAGATGATGCACTCGTTGGGGACCGATCCGGACGACTGTGTTCGCGTCAGTGCCAAGACCGGGCAAGGCGTCGATGCCCTGGTCGATGCCATCATCGATCGCATCCCCGCCCCGACCGGTGACCCCGATGCCGTGTTGCAAGCGATGGTCTTCGATTCCAACTACGACGACTACCGCGGTGCAATCACCTACGTCCGTGTGATGCAAGGCACCGTCCGCAAGGGCCAAAAGATTCGCTTCCTGCGTGCCGGAACGACGCACGAGGTGGTTGAATTGGGGCAATTCGCGCCTCAACGCGTCGCCAGGGACGAACTGGTGGCCGGCCAGGTCGGCTATCTGATCTGCAACATCAAAAGTCTGGGCGATGTGCATATCGGCGACACCGTCAGCATCGCCGGTGACAACGCCGCGGCGCCGCTGCCGGGATACTCGCGTCCCAAACGAATGGTTTACTGCGGCCTGTTCCCCAGCGACGGACAGAACTTTAGTGATCTGCGAGACGCGTTGGAGCGATTGGCCGTCAACGACCCGAGTTTTGAATTCGAGCCCGAGACCAGCGATGCGTTGGGATTCGGATTCCGCTGCGGATTCCTGGGGCTGTTGCACATGGAGATCGTCCAACAGCGGCTGGAAAACGAATCGGACATCGACCTGGTCCAAACCGCACCCAACGTGACGTATGAGATCATCAATAAACGCGGCGAGACGATCACGGTGCACAAACCCCAAGACGTTCCCGATCCGGGCGACATCGAAGAGTTTCGTCAGCCGATCGTCCGCTGCAACATCATCGTCCCGACCGATTACATCGGCGCGGTGATGAAGTTATGTCAGGAACGACGCGGCATCCAGAAGGCGCAAGAGTACCTGGGCGCCCAACGCGCGATGCTGACTTATGACATCCCGCTTGCCGAAGTCGTCTATGACCTGCACGACAAGATTAAAAGCTGCACCCGCGGCTACGGCACGTTGGACTATGAGATGGTCGGTTACGAAGCGGCCGACCTGTGCCGATTGGACTTTTTGGTCAACGGTAATCGCGTCGATGCGTTGAGCATCGTTTGCAACCGGGCCGATGCCGATCGGCGTGGACGCGCGGTCGCAAAGAAGCTCAAGAGCGAGATCGACCGACACATGTTCGAAGTCGCGGTCCAAGCCGCGGTCGGCAGTCGCGTGATCGCTCGCGAAACCGTTCCGGCGATGCGAAAGAACGTGACGGCCAAATGTTACGGTGGCGACATCACGCGGAAACGCAAGCTGTTGCAAAAGCAGAAGGAAGGCAAGAAGCGCATGAAGGCCGTCGGCAATGTCGAAATCAGCCAAAAGGCGTTCATGGCCGTGTTGAGCGAAGCCGAGGGCGGCTGA
- a CDS encoding replication-associated recombination protein A, whose translation MFQTQEDDFLDDAKPLAARMRPATLKEYVGQQHILGAGKLLRRMVDAGRLGSVILSGPPGTGKTTLAHLLASETGSRFRPLSAVTGGVKDVREALAWATDLVATGEPRPVLFIDEIHRFSKSQQDALLPDVEAGIVSLIGATTSNPYFAVNGALISRSQVFQLQTLSPAEITELLHRALSDRDRGLASTGATVDEDAIALLAEVCEGDARRALTALEIAVSSSGDTPPRVTRDAAAESIGTRIAGYDGTGDDHYDLISAMIKSIRGSDADAAIYWLARMLEGGEDLRFLCRRLVILASEDVGNADPAALPMAVACMQACEWVGLPESEFMLSQTVAYLALAPKSNAATVAIGTARKDVREQKVVPVPQHLRDSHSASAEREGRGEGYLYSHDSPHGIAAQDYLGVDRSYYEPVDRGFERELRERKAWITKRLKP comes from the coding sequence ATGTTCCAGACCCAAGAAGACGACTTCTTGGACGACGCCAAACCACTGGCCGCACGGATGCGCCCCGCGACCCTGAAAGAGTACGTCGGCCAGCAACACATTCTAGGGGCGGGGAAACTGTTGCGTCGGATGGTCGACGCGGGGCGATTGGGATCGGTCATTTTGTCCGGGCCTCCAGGGACGGGAAAGACGACACTGGCGCATTTGCTGGCCAGCGAAACCGGCAGCCGATTTCGCCCCTTGAGCGCGGTCACCGGTGGTGTCAAGGACGTCCGCGAAGCGTTGGCGTGGGCGACCGACTTGGTGGCCACCGGCGAGCCACGGCCGGTGTTGTTCATCGACGAAATCCATCGTTTCAGCAAAAGCCAACAAGACGCCTTGTTGCCCGACGTCGAAGCCGGCATCGTGTCGTTGATCGGGGCCACCACCAGCAATCCCTATTTCGCCGTCAACGGGGCGCTGATCAGCCGCAGTCAGGTGTTTCAACTACAGACGCTCTCGCCGGCGGAGATCACGGAGTTGTTGCACCGGGCGCTCAGCGACCGCGACCGCGGCTTGGCCTCGACCGGGGCGACGGTCGATGAAGACGCGATCGCGTTGCTGGCAGAGGTTTGTGAAGGCGACGCGCGGCGGGCACTGACGGCGCTGGAGATCGCCGTGTCCAGTTCCGGTGACACTCCCCCACGCGTCACCCGAGACGCGGCGGCCGAATCGATCGGGACCCGCATCGCAGGCTACGACGGGACCGGCGACGACCACTACGACCTGATCAGTGCCATGATCAAAAGCATCCGCGGCAGTGACGCCGATGCGGCCATCTACTGGCTCGCACGCATGTTGGAAGGCGGCGAGGACCTGCGGTTTCTGTGTCGGCGTCTGGTGATTCTGGCCAGCGAAGACGTCGGCAACGCCGATCCGGCCGCCCTGCCGATGGCGGTCGCTTGCATGCAGGCCTGTGAATGGGTCGGGTTGCCCGAAAGCGAATTCATGTTGTCGCAGACGGTGGCTTATCTGGCGCTGGCACCCAAAAGCAATGCCGCGACCGTGGCGATCGGAACCGCACGCAAGGACGTGCGCGAGCAAAAGGTCGTTCCCGTTCCCCAACACCTACGTGATTCCCATTCCGCATCGGCCGAGCGCGAGGGACGCGGCGAAGGATACCTCTACAGCCATGACAGCCCCCATGGAATCGCAGCACAAGACTACTTGGGCGTAGACCGCAGTTATTACGAACCGGTCGATCGAGGGTTCGAACGCGAACTCCGCGAACGCAAGGCTTGGATCACCAAGCGGCTGAAGCCGTAG
- a CDS encoding glycosyltransferase family 4 protein, with product MPQIFPYSDGPELTKVVYLTAGAAGMFCGSCMHDNAIARAMAAIGVDCVLQPVYTPIRTDEESVADSRVFLGGIHVYLLQQMPWLRFLPRPLRGMLDSPPLIRWATRRAGGVDPAKLGELSVSMLRGARGNQAQEFKRLTDWIADDLKPDAVILTNLLIGGGLPGLRERLPDAELMVMLQGDDIFLDHLPQAARSTAIELCTDLVRHIDHFCVHSQFYAQKMGALFEIPDEKIVVTPLSIDLSPFSANDRPARAGNSGFRLGYLARIAPEKGLHRLVEAFERIAAVDADITLHAAGWLGNGNEPYLRSVEKRLRDAGLADRFTYHGSPDLAGKVRFLQDIDLLSVPTEYEDPKGLFVLESLAVGTPVVMPDHGAFGELVRSTGGGVLVPPNSIDALSAAIDELKADPDRRRELAEAGRRGVQQKHSIAAAAQGLVDLIGRSREQHAR from the coding sequence TTGCCACAGATTTTCCCCTATTCCGACGGCCCCGAGTTGACGAAAGTTGTTTACCTGACTGCCGGTGCCGCCGGAATGTTCTGCGGCAGTTGCATGCATGACAACGCCATCGCCCGGGCGATGGCCGCCATCGGTGTTGATTGCGTCCTGCAACCGGTCTACACACCGATCCGGACGGACGAGGAGAGCGTTGCCGACTCGCGGGTCTTTCTCGGCGGCATCCACGTCTATTTGTTACAGCAGATGCCCTGGTTAAGGTTCCTGCCCCGCCCCCTTCGCGGCATGCTGGATTCCCCGCCGCTGATCCGCTGGGCGACCCGACGTGCCGGCGGCGTCGATCCGGCCAAGCTTGGTGAACTGTCGGTTTCCATGCTGCGCGGTGCCCGCGGGAACCAAGCCCAGGAATTCAAGCGTCTGACCGATTGGATCGCCGACGACTTGAAACCCGATGCCGTGATCTTGACGAACCTGTTGATCGGCGGCGGATTGCCAGGACTACGCGAGCGATTGCCTGATGCCGAGCTGATGGTGATGTTGCAGGGCGACGACATTTTCCTGGACCATCTGCCGCAAGCGGCCCGCAGTACGGCAATCGAACTTTGCACGGATCTGGTCCGGCACATCGACCACTTTTGCGTCCACAGCCAGTTTTACGCCCAGAAAATGGGGGCGTTGTTCGAGATCCCGGACGAAAAAATCGTCGTCACACCACTCTCGATCGATCTATCACCGTTTTCCGCCAACGATCGCCCGGCGCGCGCTGGCAACTCCGGGTTCCGACTCGGCTACCTGGCCCGCATCGCCCCCGAGAAAGGCTTGCATCGTTTGGTCGAAGCCTTTGAACGGATTGCCGCGGTCGACGCTGACATCACCCTGCACGCGGCCGGTTGGCTGGGCAACGGAAACGAACCGTACTTGCGTTCGGTCGAAAAGCGATTGCGAGACGCGGGGTTGGCCGATCGATTCACTTATCACGGCAGCCCCGATCTGGCCGGCAAGGTCCGCTTTCTCCAAGACATCGATCTGTTGAGCGTGCCGACCGAGTACGAAGACCCCAAGGGTTTGTTCGTGCTCGAATCGCTGGCGGTCGGGACCCCGGTGGTGATGCCCGACCATGGGGCATTCGGCGAACTGGTGCGTTCGACCGGCGGCGGCGTGTTGGTCCCGCCGAACAGCATCGATGCCCTGAGCGCCGCGATCGATGAACTCAAAGCCGATCCGGATCGGCGTCGCGAACTGGCCGAAGCGGGCCGACGCGGCGTCCAGCAAAAGCACTCCATCGCCGCCGCCGCCCAAGGGCTGGTCGATCTGATCGGGCGATCGAGAGAGCAACACGCCCGGTAG
- a CDS encoding ROK family protein — translation MSLRSAPASGGLPQIHPIEQSTAPYYWGIDIGGTGIKLGLVDEQGDTVAYEKIPTREGEGAPAAMQRIAAVVSGVESGLGVIGKVPHIGLGAPGPMDLPRGLLVAPPQLPSWWGFNIVDALTKLLGRPISFLNDANAAAFGEFWIGTGRGSQSMILLTLGTGVGGGIIVDGELVNGVNSFGSECGHILVDPSPTARLCVWGGGRGQLEAYASASAVVDRTRDALTEGAESSLSGLLGGSNSELTAKKVYEAAAEGDALALKIIDETATWLGIGITTLVHALDPGVVTLGGAMNFGGSGCKIGQRFLSVIREEFKSRTFENVFDGTSIAFASLGGDAGYLGLAGYARKQAMKQS, via the coding sequence ATGAGTCTTCGTTCTGCCCCGGCTTCCGGGGGTTTGCCCCAGATCCACCCCATCGAGCAATCGACGGCGCCTTACTATTGGGGAATCGACATCGGCGGGACCGGCATCAAACTCGGATTGGTTGATGAGCAGGGTGACACGGTCGCTTACGAGAAGATCCCGACCCGCGAGGGTGAGGGGGCTCCGGCGGCGATGCAGCGGATCGCGGCCGTCGTCAGCGGGGTAGAAAGCGGTCTGGGTGTGATCGGAAAGGTGCCGCACATCGGCTTGGGGGCTCCCGGCCCGATGGATCTGCCGCGTGGGTTGTTGGTCGCACCGCCGCAATTGCCGTCCTGGTGGGGCTTCAATATCGTCGACGCGTTGACCAAACTGCTGGGGCGGCCGATTTCGTTCCTGAACGACGCCAATGCGGCCGCCTTCGGAGAATTCTGGATCGGCACCGGGCGCGGTTCCCAATCGATGATCCTGTTGACACTCGGCACCGGGGTCGGCGGAGGCATCATTGTCGACGGCGAACTGGTCAACGGAGTCAACAGTTTTGGCAGCGAATGCGGACACATTCTGGTGGATCCCTCGCCGACGGCACGGTTGTGTGTCTGGGGCGGGGGCCGCGGCCAGTTGGAGGCGTATGCCAGTGCCAGCGCCGTGGTCGACCGCACCCGCGACGCACTGACCGAGGGGGCGGAAAGCTCGCTCAGTGGTTTGCTGGGCGGCAGCAACAGTGAACTGACGGCCAAAAAGGTCTATGAAGCGGCCGCGGAAGGTGACGCGTTGGCGCTGAAGATCATTGACGAAACCGCAACCTGGTTGGGGATCGGGATCACGACATTGGTCCATGCCCTCGATCCGGGCGTCGTGACCCTGGGCGGGGCGATGAACTTCGGCGGCAGCGGGTGCAAAATCGGACAGCGGTTTTTGTCCGTCATTCGCGAAGAGTTCAAGAGCCGGACATTTGAGAACGTATTTGACGGCACCTCCATCGCCTTTGCGAGTTTGGGGGGCGACGCGGGATACCTGGGATTGGCCGGGTACGCGCGAAAACAGGCAATGAAACAATCATGA